A region of the Apus apus isolate bApuApu2 chromosome 5, bApuApu2.pri.cur, whole genome shotgun sequence genome:
GGGCTTTTAAGGCCTTAACCCTGCTCCTGTGAGAGAAGCAGGCTAAGTTAAAGCCACACTACAAAATCTGAAGTCATTATCTGTTGGGAAGCTTGATGTAGTACAGGTCAAGCTGGCACGCCTGTTAGGATTAGCAAAGGGGCTGGGAAGGCTTAAGTCCAGATCAAGACtagaaaccaagaaaaacactCAGCCTAGAAACTTCAATCCAGCTTTGCTCATCCACATTCAAGCAATTTCTCTTCCCACCCAAAACCTCTCAATGCTTCATTTATAGAACCTTCTAGAAATCCATTAAGTACAGCTTCGACACTTGGATAAGGGTGCCACATCAGAGGACACATTCTAGATCCCACAGCTACAATGCTTTGTCAATATAGGTGTTTCAGAGCCCTCACAGCTCTGGACCTCATCAGGGCTTTCCCAGAAACACAAGCTATGAGGTACCGTAAGTCCTGACTCAGGAGGGGGGCTGAAAGAGTTTGCATTCTCAGTTCTAACCAGAGAAACTTGTACCATTTGAATCTACAGCTCAGGCAATATTGACTTACCTGTGTTAGCCCAGTACAGAAGCGGGTAAATACTTCCTTCATGTTGCCACCTTTCTGCATGGAAATAACTCTAAGATGATCCTCCTCATTGATCCAAACAAGGAAGGTCTTGTTATTATTGTGCCTAGAAAACAAGGCAAACAACTTGTATGTCCCAGCTGACATTTTCAAGATAATTACTCATCATTGTAGCTTTTGAGAGGCTCACTTCATTACTTCTTCAAAGAAATCAATCTTACTTCTTTTGTCCAAACAGGACCTAGAAGAATTAAGCTACTGAAGAAAAGAGCTACTGTGCTCTTTTCATGAGGTAGTTCGAATTGGCCTGTATCTAAACAGGTCAGAATGAGTGATATCATGACATCAGCCAGTCTTACAGCATCAAACCCCAAAATCCCATCATCCCCCTACCTCACTTGTGGCCCAAATTTACAAATTCCAGAGGTTTTGATCAGTACACACTTTGAAGCAGCCCTGTACAGTGATGTTCATAATGACACTATGTTGACAACATATAACAAAGCCTTTTATCAGAATTTTCTCAGATTCTGTTAAACTTCACTTCGTACCTTATCAGAGAACAAGGTTGAGTTTTTACTATTAATTTTAGATCAGAGCTCTTCAGAGATGCTATAAAGCCTCTGAACATCAACGGGCCCCTCCTGTCCTAgcttgcagcagctgcaagtCCTATTATCAATATTTATAGTAAGTTCACTATTTGATTGGGATCAAAAAACAACTAGTACCTGAGGAAAGTTATTTATGCAAACACAGACTTTACACTTCGAGCTTGTAGATTAGTCATGCTCAGATGACAGCACTATCTAATGCTGGCAATCTGCAGGTAGATGATGCAATCTTAAAGGTGACCTACAGAAACAAAGCCTGCTTCCTATGGGTTGTACTGAGGCAGCTACTGTAATAAGACTGGAGTATTCCAGTTGATAAAAGCCTAGTCCTTGGCTTATAGGGAGCAAGTTAATTATGCTGCAGAAGCTCCAGAGATGCAGAGTTTTATGTAGGTGACCTACATCTGACAAGCAGAATCCTTCCAAACCTCTGCTTAAGTCAACTCATGTCACCAAGTCTCCGGGGTCCATGGGGGGAATCTTATCAGCAGCACAGGTAAAGCCATACTAGTCCATTATCAATGAGCTTCTGCAGAAGTGACTATAAGGGAGCAGCTAAGTATCCACTAACAAGTCTGAGCTAAGCCAAGGCTATGGTTTGATGCAAGTTACTCTAAGCTCCTGGGACAAGAGCTGGATGTAGTGGCACATCTACTCCTTTAGCAGTGCTCTACTTTCAGAAGCTGCTTCAATTAATTGTCTGGTGCTTCACTAACCTGTGCTGGATGGGTACACTCTGGTTACAGGCTAGCCAAGCTGGCCTGTTCCTACCAGCCCAACATAGTGCAAGGTAATACTTCTCCAAATTCTGCTGGTTTAGATGCAACTTCCCCAGAGGGGACCACACAAATTTCTCATTAGATTCAGTAATACAAGTTCAGAAGCTGCTGTTTTGCACAACAGTACAAGTCACAACCAAAACTGCAAGATATTCTGTAGGAACTTGGTACAACTTCTCCCTCCCAGGCATACTCACCAGATGCCCCTGGCATCAGGCCAGTCTCGTGCCATCCCAGATGccaaaagaagaggagaaactgGCTTGTCAAACAAGAAGTGATCATCAATCAGCTGTTGCTGCTCTGCATCAGTCATGTTCCTCAGAGCATAGTACTTCCCCTTGAGATCACCACTCAGACTACCcagagctgaaaaacaaagtcaCTTTTAGGATGGGACCCGAAGATTCTAGACACTCCCAGCACTTCAGAGACCACAAAGAAATTATGGCAATGTCTGATTTGCTGGGTTTGGTTCCTCCCTTACTTTCATCTGCAATGGCAGTGCCTTTGCAGCATTACAGAACTTAAGGCAGTATCAGATGATTTGGCTGCACCTTTCAGGCTTATACAAGCAGCCTTTGTTCCCTTCCATGAAGTGAAGAATCATTTCTGCTGTTTAACTGTAGAAGTGGAATACTTTCTTTCAAGGAGAAACAGCGTCATGAATATAACAAACAATATTATTCTAGTCAAGGACTGTTACCCTGCCCTTGAGAGGCAGACACTCAGTCTCCAGAACTGCACCTTGAGTGTATCCTTCCCTCTCATTTAATGGAGCTGAGAGGcaacaaaaaacctgaagctCAGGAGTTCCACAGAAAACTAGTATTTGTTCTAGTCAACTGCACATTTGGAACAAGACTACACCTCTAAGTAAGCTGAACATTAATGAATTCAAGTAAATTAAAAGCAGCCACAATATACTGCAATCATGACTCAAGCCCTAAAGTTGCTACATACCTGCTACATTTCAGGTTTGAGCCATGATGAACCAAcctcttcccacacacacaaaaagcagctttcaagATCAGCAAAGGTCAACTTAATGCAGTCCCACTTCCCTCTGACACCTGCTCTTGCTCTCAGCTACAAACTGCACTGCTGATGCAGCTGTAACGTAATGAACCTTACTCAGGGAAGGCTCCATGTTCACATTAGGTCCTGAGGGAGGCTGCTTTTGCCAGCGGCTTCCATTTTCAAACTGCAAAGAACACCTCTTGTGCAAAGGACTCAAGTAGCTTCCCCAAAGCACTCAGCTCTCACCTTACCTTCAACAGAGAGCTTTTCAATGGCCCGTCTCTCTCCTCGACTACAGTGTgggggaaggcagaatccacGGATGCTTCTACCAGTTCTCACACGGGAACTCAGCACATAATTGGGATCCAGGTCATCACCTCCCTACAAGATCAGAAAAACAGTGAGTACAACCCGTTGCCAAAATACTGACCCTAAATACATGTAGTTTCCCTTGCATTTAAGTGTGCATCTTGTGCTTGAGATATTGACTATTTGGCCTGTAAGCCAGTGTCTGACTTCAGGACTCTTTTAGTCAGCATTAGCTCAAGCATCTGTGTAACACAACCCTTGGTTTGAGGCTAAGGCTACAGCTGCTAAGCAGTGCTAAAAGATGGGGGCACCACCAGTCCATCAGTTTTATGCTCTGGGCTTCTGTTACCCCTTCAAATCTGCAACCTAGAGGCATCAACACAAAGCTCTAGTTGTTAAGGAAGGTTTTTACTCTTAAAATTAAGAGAACTATTCACTACTGTCACCCAAAgtatcttaatttcttttcaagatGACCTATGCCTAGCCAATCACATGACATTAGAAATTCCAAGAGTCTACAGCAAATCTGAAAACCATAAAATGGGCAGATATCCCATAACAGTAGCTAGGCGATATTTTAAATCCAAGATCAGACATTAGAAAGCATCAAGTTTTGTGACAGACCATGACTCTTAGGACAGTGTTGCTTTGCTTGACTACTACAGCCCATAGTTACTGGAAATAAATGTTGAAAGTGTTCAGCATGACTCAAGTTGCAGCAGCACACAAGGCAAGCTCCTGCTGCATGCCAGCTGCCTGGTTCTGCCCAGCCACTGACATCCTACAGCAGCAAGCCCTTAAGTCTGACTGCACTGGACACATAGCCCATGGGTCTGCACTGAGTGAAAGCATGGAGGCAGAGCCTCAGCCATCTGTTTAGGCAGCTGCAAACAACTTTACTCAGTCCTCAGACCAGTAGGCATCAGTAATTGATCAAAAGTTTGTACCTGCAGGTTATCAGGGTTCAAGTCAGTCTTATGCTCATCAGTTGGTTTGTAGCCACCATGCCTGTCTTCAATAACCGGATCAAAGAGCTCCTTAAACACCTCATAGGATTCTTCATCACCAGCTACGCATCCTACTGTCATTATGAAGGGATGGCCTGGAGTGGTAATAAAGTCAGAAGAGCTAAGTTTGGGTGATGTTTGGCTATACTCCAGCACAGCACTAACCAGGCAAGTTCTTTAGTGGTAGGTCTAGTCACTTAGAAATGCATTCTTACATAAAACCATTTGGAGAGACCCTACATTTTACACTTCATCCAGTTAAGTCAAATGTAGTGCCATGGAAACCCGTAGCTGTTGCCACTAAACCACGTTCATTTGCCAAGCTTGGTTTAGGACAAATCTGCACAGCATATCCAATTTCACTAGCTAATTTAGACCACCAGCTAGAACTTCATGTCTAAGCAATCAAGCCTTGCTGTAAGCAAGCATGCTTCACTTTTTGTTCATTCTGCTACAGCCAGAGCTGCATTTCTGTAGTCTGCTCATGAACACCACCTCCACACGATTAGTTTTAAGCCACCATATTCAAAAACACCAGTTACTTCAGCTGGTTCACACAATATTCTCAGTGCATTTTACCAGGATTATCAACCCCAGTCTGAATGACATCATCCAGGGTGAAGCCACTGGGCGTGACTCTGTCTCTCAGTTTCTTGTATAAATCCAGGGTTAGCACTTTGGCCATGTGGTTGTTGTGGGTGCTCAGGTCCGGGAACTCCTCATCAGGAGGCAGTCTCTGATTATTTAGTTGGGCCATTTTGATATTGctagagtaaaaataaatactgtaatgTTAACATGTAAACACATCTGCTCCCCCTTTTTTCATAGAAGTGCTAGAAAACATCACATAACCAGTTTGGAATAGGAATAAACCAGAACAGCCAGGTAAggtgacttttttctttatttttccccgGTTGCATTATAATTTGGGTTTCAGGTTGGTTTGGTgttggtgtttgctttttttccagatttgaTGTATTTAGCAGAGCAGTTACATAACTGAGATGTCTAGGAATTGATGTCAGACCACAGCAAGCAACATGGCTTGATAGAACAAGGCCTCTTTTAACACAGCCATGCATTTAGAGCCGTCTCTCAGTGCTTTTACAAGATTTGCCTCTCAGCAGCTGAAGAGGTTTGGGTGCTGTTGTCAAGAAGCACTTCCAGTAAGGAGGGAGAACAGATCATCATGCAGATCTAACGGTCCCCGGCCATTACCTGGGTTGTCAACCCCAGTCTGGATGGCATCATCCAGCGTAAATCCACTAGGAGTCTGTTTATCCCTTAACTTCTTGTACAGGTCCAGGGTCAGCACCTTGGCCATGTGATTGTTGTGAACGCTCAGGTCAGGGAACTCATCATCGCCAGAGTACTTCATCTTCAGAAGGTTGTGGCTGTTTGAGAAGGGCATGGCTGACCCTACCGCAGTCACTAAGGGGAAAAAGAGGGGAAGCCTTTCACCGGGGGCTTGGCAGGCCTCCGAACCGCCTGGGGGAAAGCAAGGCACCCCGGCAAG
Encoded here:
- the CKB gene encoding creatine kinase B-type isoform X1, encoding MPFSNSHNLLKMKYSGDDEFPDLSVHNNHMAKVLTLDLYKKLRDKQTPSGFTLDDAIQTGVDNPGHPFIMTVGCVAGDEESYEVFKELFDPVIEDRHGGYKPTDEHKTDLNPDNLQGGDDLDPNYVLSSRVRTGRSIRGFCLPPHCSRGERRAIEKLSVEALGSLSGDLKGKYYALRNMTDAEQQQLIDDHFLFDKPVSPLLLASGMARDWPDARGIWHNNNKTFLVWINEEDHLRVISMQKGGNMKEVFTRFCTGLTQIETLFKSKNYEFMWNPHLGYILTCPSNLGTGLRAGVHIKLPNLGKHEKFGEVLKRLRLQKRGTGGVDTAAVGGVFDVSNADRLGFSEVELVQMVVDGVKLLIEMEKRLENGQSIDDLMPAQK
- the CKB gene encoding creatine kinase B-type isoform X2, with the translated sequence MAQLNNQRLPPDEEFPDLSTHNNHMAKVLTLDLYKKLRDRVTPSGFTLDDVIQTGVDNPGHPFIMTVGCVAGDEESYEVFKELFDPVIEDRHGGYKPTDEHKTDLNPDNLQGGDDLDPNYVLSSRVRTGRSIRGFCLPPHCSRGERRAIEKLSVEALGSLSGDLKGKYYALRNMTDAEQQQLIDDHFLFDKPVSPLLLASGMARDWPDARGIWHNNNKTFLVWINEEDHLRVISMQKGGNMKEVFTRFCTGLTQIETLFKSKNYEFMWNPHLGYILTCPSNLGTGLRAGVHIKLPNLGKHEKFGEVLKRLRLQKRGTGGVDTAAVGGVFDVSNADRLGFSEVELVQMVVDGVKLLIEMEKRLENGQSIDDLMPAQK